Within Streptomyces sp. NBC_00704, the genomic segment CGGCGGCCGCCTCGGCGGCGGTGCGGGTCGACTCGGGGAAGCCGCGCGTCGGCAGGCCGTCCAGGCCGAGGGCGCGGAGGGCGTCGGTGAACCGGGGGTGCGCGGCAGGCGGGGTCATGCGGGCACGCTAACGGCCGGTGCGGGGAGCGGGCGAGCGAATTGCGGCGTTCCCCGCCGGGCCGGACGCGCCGGGACGACGAAGCGCCCGGCCCCCCGGGGCGGATTCTCGGGGTCCTCGCAACACCTGATGGCTTATGCGGCCGTCAGTAGATCACGCAGGCGCTCGGCTGGGGTTCTCCAGCCGAGCGTTTTGCGTGGCCGGCCGTTGAGTTGCTGGGCAACGTGTTCGAGGTCTGCGGGACTGTGCGCGGAGAGGTCGGTGCCTTTGGGGAAGTACTGCCGCAGCAGGCCGTTGGTGTTCTCGTTCGATCCGCGCTGCCAGGGCGAGTGGGGGTCGCAGAAGTAGACTGGCACGCCGGTGGCCACGGTGAACTGCTTGTGCGCGGCCATCTCGCAGCCCTGGTCCCAGGTCAGCGAGCCACGCAGGTGCTCGGGCAGGGTCTGGATCAGCGGCACCAGCACATCGCGGACTTCCTCGGCCGTGTGCCCGCCGGGCAGATGTCCGAGCAGGACGTAGCGGGTGGAGCGCTCGACCAGGGTCACTATCGCGCTCTCGCTGCGGGGGCCGACGATCAGATCGCCTTCCCAGTGGCCAGGAACAGCCCGGTCCTCGACCTCCGGCGGCCGCTCGGAGATCATCACCATCTCGTCGACGAAGCGGCGAGTGCGCTGCTCCGGGCTGCGGTGGGGCTTGCGGCGGGTGCGTCCGGTGCGCAGCGCCAGGGCGACCTCGCGGCGCAGTCCGCCGCGGGCCTGGACGTAGATGGCCTGGTAGATCGTCTCCGGACTCACGCGCATGCTCTCGTCGTCGGGGAACTCGATGAGCAGAGCGTGGCAGATCTGCTCGGGCGACCAGCGTTCCTGGAGCTTGGCCGTAGCGAAGTCGCGCAACGCTCCTTCCCGGGCCAGCTTGGAGTCCTTTGGACGCGACCGGCTCTTCGCCCATGCCCGCTGGGCTTGGTGCGGCCGGTAGACGCCGTTGACCGCACGGGCGTCGATCTCACGCTTGACGGTGGAGGCCGGCCGGCCGAGTGCCCGTCCGATCGCGCGCAGCGAGCGGCCCTCACGGCGCATGTCGGCGATCAGCTCCCGCTCGGCCACGGTGAGGAAACGGGGGTGCAGCCCGGCCTCGACCGCGGCAACGGACGGCTTCGACGCGGCAGTAACGATGGTGATCACACCGGTCGTATAGTCGATCAGGCGGCCGTCTGCATGCAGGCGCGAGTGGCCGATCTGCCGGATCCCTTGGTCCCAGTCCCGAGCGGTGCGCTCGTGGACGCCGACCTGCGCGGCGGCATCGCGGCGATGGACTCCGGCCGCACGCAGCCGCTCGTACTCCGCCCGACCGGGATGCCCGGATGTGCCGGGCTTGCCGCGACCTCGGACACCGGCCTGACGGGCCCATCCGAACGCCGTATTGCGGTTCACTCCGACTGCGCGAGCGGCAGCGGTGATGCCGCCGTCCTCCCGATCCAGCGCCTCGAAGAACTTCGCCTTCAACACCTCAAAATCCACGATCCCCGCAACTCCCTGAACTCCAGGGTGTTGCGGGGATCAATAGAACCCGCCCGGAGGGGTCGGGCGCTTCGCCGTCAGCCGGGGCCGTCACACAGGGACGGCCGGGGCGGGGACGTCAGCCGCGGCGGTGGTGGCCGTCACGGTCGTGACGGTTGTCGCGGTCGTCACGGCCGTGACGGTTGTCGCGGTCGTCACGGCCGTGACGGTTGTGGCCCCAGGACTCGGAGTCCACGAGACGGCGGTGGTCGTCGCGCAGCACGGCGGTGCCGGCGTGGTTGTCCAGCACCTCGCGGCGGCGGTCCTGGAACAGGTCGGTGCGGGTGTCGCGGCCCACGCCGGTGTGGATGCGGACGGTGGCGCGGGGGGCCAGCCGGTAGTGGCGGAAGGTGTAGGTCGCGCCGCGTTCGGCCGAGAGGGTCCACCCGTTCAGGTTGACCGCGTGGCGGGTGGTGTTGGTCAGCTCGACCCATTCCTTGTTCAGCGAGTGGGCGGAGCGGTCGTTTCGGCCCGGTGCGTCGTACTGCACGGCGCTGATCTGCACTTCCGCGCGGTTGTGGCGGGAGTGGTCGGCCGCGGAGGCCGGCAGCGCCACCGTCCCGACGACGGCCGCGGCGATCGCGGCGGCGGCGAGACAGCGGACGGAAACAGCGTTAGCGGACACAAGGTCTCCTTGCGTGGTGCGGGTAACGGCCCTGATCGGCCGCAGGGCCAACACTCGACCACCGGCCGCGTTCCACGCGCCTGTTTGGCACCGCACGTTACGAACCGTCCACATTACGGTGACAGTAGGCTTCCATGTCCATATATGTACTGAAGGCTCCGAACCATTGGCATCACTGCCCTGTAGGCCTCTTCCGCCGTCGGCCGTCACCCGAAAGTGGGTCACAGCGCGGGGCGCGAAAACGACGGGGGGCGCGTGCGGAAACAACGGGAGCGGGGGTGCGGAAGCGACGGGAAGCGGGTGCGGAAAGGGCGGGAAAAAGGGAAGCCGGTGAGGGCGCCCCGTCCCCACGGAGCCCTCACCGGCGGTCTTTCTCCCTCGCGTTCCCTCACGTCCCGCGCGTCAGGCGCTCGTGACGCGGGCGGTCGCGCGCGTCAGGCGCGGACGAGTTCCCGGTCGTCGTCCGGGTCCGCGTCCTTGGCGCCGTCGCCGTCGCCGTGCGCCTTCAGGCCCTCGCCCTCGACGTCCACGTTGGGCAGCGCGCGGTCCAGCCACCTCGGCAGCCACCAGGCCTTCCGGCCCAGCAGGGCCAGGACGGCCGGCACGATGGCCATGCGCACGATGAACGCGTCGAAGAAGACGGCGATCGCGAGGCCGAAGCCGATCATCTTGATCATCGACTCGCTGGAGCTGATGAAGCCGCCGAACACGGCCATCATGATCACCGCGGCGGCGGCCACCACCTTGGCGCTGTGCCGGAAGCCGGTCACGACGGCCTGGGCCGGGCTCTCGCCGTGGACGTACGCCTCGCGCATGCGGGTCACGAGGAAGACCTCGTAGTCCATCGCGAGGCCGAAGACGACGCCCACCATGAAGATCGGCATCATCGACATGATCGGCCCGGTCTCCTCGACGCCGATCAGGCCGCCGAGCCAGCCCCACTGGAACACGGCGACGACGGCGCCGAGGGCGGCGAGCACGCTGAGCAGGAAGCCGAGGGCCGCCTTCAGCGGGACCAGGATCGAGCGGAAGACCACGATCAGCAGCAGAAAGGCCAGGCCGACGACCAGGCCCAGATACGGGACGAGCGCGTCGTTGAGCTTCTGCGAGAAGTCGATGTTCATCGCCGTGGTGCCGGTGACGAGCACCTGCGCGCCCGTCTCGGACCGGATGCCGGCGCCCTGGCCGCGGATGGCGTGGACCAGGTCCTCGGTCTGCGCCGAGGAGGGCTTGGAGTCGGGTATGACGGTGATCGTCGCGGTGTCGCCGGCCTTGTTGAAGGCGGCCGGGGTGACCGTGACGACGTCCTTGAGATCCTTGATGCCGTCGGTCACCGAGGCGGCCGCGGCCTGCGGGTCGTCGCTCTGCCGGGCGTCGACGACGATCATCAGGGGCCCGTTGAAGCCGGGGCCGAAGCCCTCCGAGAGCAGGTCGTAGGCGCGGCGCTGGGTGGTGGACGCCGGCTGCGAGCCGTCGTCGGGCAGTCCCAGTTCCAGCTGGGTGGCGGGGACGGCGATCGCGCCGAGCCCGAGCACGCCGAGCAGCAGGACGGCGGCCGGACGGCGGATGACGAAGCTCGCCCAGCGCACGCCCGGACCGGGCCTGGCGGGACCGGGCCTGGCGGGACGGGACGCGGACGGCTCCGCTGCCGTCGAGGCCCCGGCCTTCCCGCCCCGCGCGCCGCGCGGCCTGCGCTTCTCGCCCGTCGGGCGGATCCTGCGGCCGGCGAAGCCGAGCAGCGCGGGGATCATGGTCAGCGCGATGAGGACGGCGACCACGACGGTCCCGGCCGCCGCGAGGCCCATCTTGGTCAGCATCGGCACGTTGACGACCGACAGGCCCGCCAGGGCGATCACGACCGTGAGGCCCGCGAAGACCACCGCCGATCCGGCGGTGCCGGTGGCGCGTCCGACCGCCTCCTCGCGGTCGCGGCCCTCGGCCAGCTCGCTGCGGTAGCGGGAGACGATGAACAGCGCGTAGTCGATGCCGACCGCGAGCCCGATCATCAGGGCGAGCGTGGAGGTGGTGTCGCCGAGGTCGAGCGCCTTGGCGAGGGCGGTGATGGCGGAGACGCCGATGCCGACGCCGATGATCGCCGTCAGCAGCGGCAGTCCGGCCGCGACCAGCGACCCGAGGGTGACGACGAGGACGACGGCGGCGATGGCGAGACCGATGACCTCGCCCGCCGCCCCGGGCTCGGCCCCGGCCTGAAGCGCGTCACCGCCGACGTCGACGGTGAGCCCGGCGGCGCGGGCGTCGTCCGCGGCCTTCTCCAGGGCGTGCCGGGTCGCGTCCGTCAGCTCCATGCCGGGCGCGTCGTAGCGGACCGACGTGTAGGCGACCGTCGCGTCCTTGCTCACGGCGTGCGTCGTGAACGGGTCGGCGACGGAGACCACCTCGGAGCCGCCGCTCAGGGACTTGACGGTCCTGTCGACGGTCGCCCGGTTGGCGGCGTCCGTCATCTTCTGGCCCTCGGGGGCCTTGAAGACGATGCGCCCGGTCCCGCCATCGGCGCTGGCTCCCGGGAAGCGCTGTTCCAGCAGGTCGAAGGCCTTCTGGGCCTCGACGCCCGGAATGGAGAAGGAGGTGGTGCCCGGTGCGGGCGCGGTCGCGGCGCCGACTCCGGCGAGGGTCAGCAGCGCGACCCACATCAGGGCGACGAAGCCGCGCCGCCGGAAGGCGAAACGGCCGAGTTTGTAGAGGAACGTGGCCACGGAGGCGTACTCCCGGTCAGGTCGTGTGCGTGCAGGGCAGGGTTGACCAACCCGGCGCGGAGGCAGGGGTGATCGGCCCGACGACGTGAGCGGTGACGTCAGGGTGGGCGGACCGCGGGGACGGTCAGGGGGTGGGCGCGCCGAGGGCGGGGAGGACCACGGCGTCGATGTACGCGAGGAGGAACGCCTGCGTCGGCGGCTGTTCGTCGAGCATGGTGCGGGCCGCGAACGCGCCGATCATCATGTGCGGCACGAAGTGCATCGCCGGGTTGTCGGCGCGGACCTCGCCGCGGTCGACGGCCCGTTGCAGCACACGGCCGAACTCGGCCATCTCCGGCTCGACAAGGTGTTCCTTGAAGGCCTTGAGCAGGTCCGGGTTGCCGTGGACGGCCATGGCCAGACCCCGCATCAGGGCGGAGTTCTGTTCCAGCTCGCAGTCGTCCGAGCGCATGGTGAGGGCGTGCAGGTCGCCTCGCAGCGATCCGGTGTCGACCCCGCCGGCGGCGATGCCGGGCTTGTCGTGGCGGACCGCCTTCGCGACCAGTTCGGCCTTGCCGCCCCACTGGCGGTAGAGCGTGGCCTTGCTGGACCGGGTGCGAGCGGCGACGGCGTCCATGGTGAGGGCGTCGTAGCCGACTTCGCGGAGCAGTTCGAGCACGGCCTCGTAGAGCTCGGCCTCGCGCTCGGGGGTGATGCGGCTGCGACGCGCCGTTGCGATCTCAGTCATCCCGCTCCCCTTCCCTGCTCCGAACCGAAACGAACCGCGCGACCGAACCGATCCAACCGACCGGAATGATCGAACCGATCGACCGAACCGACCGAACCGATGCGACACGGTCACGGTTCCCTGTGCGTACTCCCCGAATGTAGCGCACCTCACTGCGAAACGAAACTGTTTCGTACGTGCTGTGGCTCACCCGCGCCCGGTTCCGCACACATGTCACGAGTTGCTCCGGTCCATCCCCCGGAAAAGCATGGGGAGGTGAGCTATCTGCGTCTGCCCCACCTCCATGGTGACCTGTTGTGCTTCGTGGCCGAGGACGACCTCTGGCTGGCCCCGCTGGCCGGTCCGGGCCGCGCCTGGCGACTCACCGTCGACCGCACGAAGGCCGGACACCCCCGCTTCTCGCCCGACGGCCGCCTGATCGCGTACACGAGCTGGCGCAGCCTCGTCCCGGAGATCCACCTGGTGCCCGTGGACGGCGGGCCGGGGCGGCGGCTGACCTACTGGGGCAGCTCCGACACCCGCGTCTGCGGCTGGACGCCCTCGGACGCGGACGGCAACGCCGACATCCTCGCCGTCGCCTCCCACGGCGAGCCCTTCTCCTACTTCACCTGGGCCTACAAGGTCACCCCCGACGGCTCCCCCGGCCGCAAACTGCCCTGGGGCCCGGTCAGCGACCTCCAGGTCGCCGACCTCGACGGCGACCGCCGCACCCTTCTGCTCACCGGCACCCCGCCGCACGAGCCGGCCGCCTGGAAGCGCTACCGGGGCGGCGCCACCGGCCGGCTGTGGCTGCACGGGCAACGGCTCCTGGAGGACGTCGACGGCCATCTCGCCTCCCCCCTCTTCGTCGGCGGCCGCATCGCCTTCCTCTCCGACCACGAGGGCGTCGGCAACCTCTACTCCTGCGCCCACGACGGCTCCGACCTGCGCCGGCACACCGACCACGACGACTTCTACGCCCGGCACGCCTCCAGCGACGGCGACCGGGTGGTCTACCAGTGCGGCGGGGACCTGTGGATCGTCGACGACCTCGCCGCGGGCTCCGGACCGCGCCGGATCGACGTGCGCATGGGCGGGCCGCGCGCGGGACGGCGGCCCTACCAGATCCCGGCCGCCCAGCACATCGACGGCGTCTCCGTCGACGAGACGGGCCGGGCGAGCGCCGTCGTCGTCCGGGGCAGCCTGTACTGGCTGACCCACCGCGACGGCCCCGCCCGCACCCTCACCGACACCCCCGGAGTGCGGGTGCGGCTGCCCGAGATGCTCGGCCCGGGCGGACAGGTCGCCTATGTGACGGACGCGGACGGCGAGGACGCCGTGGAGGTCGCCCATCTGCCCCGCGCGACGGGCCGGCGGGCGCCCCGGCGGCTGGCCTCGGGCCTGCTCGGCCGGGTGCTGGAGACGGCGGCCGACCCGCAGGGCGAACGGCTCGCCGTGGCCTCGCACGACGGCCGGCTGCTCCTCGTCGACCTCACCGAGGAGACGGAGGACACGGAGCACACGGAGCACACGGAGCATACGGGGGACGGCGGGGACGTGGAGGACGGCGGGGACGGGGCAGGGGCTGGGGAGGCGGAAGGGGCTGGGGAGGCGGTAGGTCCGGGGGGCGCGGGCGGCAGGGTCACCGAGCTGGTCGTGTCGGCCAACGGGCCCGTCCGCGACCTGGCGTTCTCCCCCGACGGGGCCTGGCTGACCTGGTCGCATCCGGGGATCGGTCGCTCCCTGCGCCAGATCAAGATGGCGCGCATGAAGGACCGGGCC encodes:
- a CDS encoding IS30 family transposase, with amino-acid sequence MRAAGVHRRDAAAQVGVHERTARDWDQGIRQIGHSRLHADGRLIDYTTGVITIVTAASKPSVAAVEAGLHPRFLTVAERELIADMRREGRSLRAIGRALGRPASTVKREIDARAVNGVYRPHQAQRAWAKSRSRPKDSKLAREGALRDFATAKLQERWSPEQICHALLIEFPDDESMRVSPETIYQAIYVQARGGLRREVALALRTGRTRRKPHRSPEQRTRRFVDEMVMISERPPEVEDRAVPGHWEGDLIVGPRSESAIVTLVERSTRYVLLGHLPGGHTAEEVRDVLVPLIQTLPEHLRGSLTWDQGCEMAAHKQFTVATGVPVYFCDPHSPWQRGSNENTNGLLRQYFPKGTDLSAHSPADLEHVAQQLNGRPRKTLGWRTPAERLRDLLTAA
- a CDS encoding lamin tail domain-containing protein encodes the protein MSANAVSVRCLAAAAIAAAVVGTVALPASAADHSRHNRAEVQISAVQYDAPGRNDRSAHSLNKEWVELTNTTRHAVNLNGWTLSAERGATYTFRHYRLAPRATVRIHTGVGRDTRTDLFQDRRREVLDNHAGTAVLRDDHRRLVDSESWGHNRHGRDDRDNRHGRDDRDNRHDRDGHHRRG
- a CDS encoding MMPL family transporter encodes the protein MATFLYKLGRFAFRRRGFVALMWVALLTLAGVGAATAPAPGTTSFSIPGVEAQKAFDLLEQRFPGASADGGTGRIVFKAPEGQKMTDAANRATVDRTVKSLSGGSEVVSVADPFTTHAVSKDATVAYTSVRYDAPGMELTDATRHALEKAADDARAAGLTVDVGGDALQAGAEPGAAGEVIGLAIAAVVLVVTLGSLVAAGLPLLTAIIGVGIGVSAITALAKALDLGDTTSTLALMIGLAVGIDYALFIVSRYRSELAEGRDREEAVGRATGTAGSAVVFAGLTVVIALAGLSVVNVPMLTKMGLAAAGTVVVAVLIALTMIPALLGFAGRRIRPTGEKRRPRGARGGKAGASTAAEPSASRPARPGPARPGPGVRWASFVIRRPAAVLLLGVLGLGAIAVPATQLELGLPDDGSQPASTTQRRAYDLLSEGFGPGFNGPLMIVVDARQSDDPQAAAASVTDGIKDLKDVVTVTPAAFNKAGDTATITVIPDSKPSSAQTEDLVHAIRGQGAGIRSETGAQVLVTGTTAMNIDFSQKLNDALVPYLGLVVGLAFLLLIVVFRSILVPLKAALGFLLSVLAALGAVVAVFQWGWLGGLIGVEETGPIMSMMPIFMVGVVFGLAMDYEVFLVTRMREAYVHGESPAQAVVTGFRHSAKVVAAAAVIMMAVFGGFISSSESMIKMIGFGLAIAVFFDAFIVRMAIVPAVLALLGRKAWWLPRWLDRALPNVDVEGEGLKAHGDGDGAKDADPDDDRELVRA
- a CDS encoding TetR/AcrR family transcriptional regulator; its protein translation is MTEIATARRSRITPEREAELYEAVLELLREVGYDALTMDAVAARTRSSKATLYRQWGGKAELVAKAVRHDKPGIAAGGVDTGSLRGDLHALTMRSDDCELEQNSALMRGLAMAVHGNPDLLKAFKEHLVEPEMAEFGRVLQRAVDRGEVRADNPAMHFVPHMMIGAFAARTMLDEQPPTQAFLLAYIDAVVLPALGAPTP